A genome region from Cucumis sativus cultivar 9930 chromosome 4, Cucumber_9930_V3, whole genome shotgun sequence includes the following:
- the LOC101210918 gene encoding serine carboxypeptidase-like 1 isoform X3, giving the protein MLLSFRFSLSILFLLHVFSAHANSHWTVNSLPGFSGELPFSLETGYVGVGDWEEFQLFYYFIKSYSNPKTDPLVLWLTGGPGCSALSGLAFESGPINFEGELKEGSLPRVLINPYSWTQGYILGNPITIPHANENCQIPFAHNMALISDELYQSLEASCQGEYVNIDPNNVECLKHYDTFTKCTSVVRDSCILWSKCSSLKEPQTKSGQRRSLINSIFVGQRCREHDAILAYYWANNDEVQKALHIHEGSIGEWIRCRGKEYYNFEMTSVFPYHVNLSSKGYRSLIYSGDHDMVVPHMETHAWIKALNYSIVDDWRPWFIEDEVGGYTRSFANNMTFVTVKGGGHTPEYLREESSIVFKRWIVGEWL; this is encoded by the exons ATGCTTCTTTCCTTCCGCTTCTCtctttccattctttttcttctccatgtATTCTCCGCCCACGCTAATTCTCACTGGACGGTGAACTCTTTGCCGGGATTCTCAGGGGAGCTTCCTTTCTCGCTGGAAACAGG ATACGTAGGAGTGGGGGATTGGGAGGaatttcaattgttttattatttcataaaatcatattcaaatccCAAAACGGATCCTCTCGTTCTGTGGCTCACCGGAGGCCCTGGTTGCTCTGCTCTCTCTGGTCTCGCCTTTGAAAGTG GTCCAATCAATTTTGAGGGAGAGCTGAAGGAGGGAAGCCTACCTCGAGTACTCATAAACCCTTACTCATGGACACAG GGATACATATTGGGGAATCCCATCACTATTCCTCATGCAAatgaaaattgtcaaattccATTTGCTCATAATATGGCCCTCATCTCAGATGAATTGTATCAG TCGTTGGAAGCTAGTTGTCAAGGAGAATATGTAAACATTGATCCTAACAACGTGGAGTGCTTAAAACATTATGATACATTTACAAAG tgtACTTCTGTAGTTAGAGACTCGTGTATTTTATGGTCCAAATGTTCATCTTTAAAAGAACCACAAACAAAGTCTGGACAAAGAAGATCTCTGATCAACAGCATTTTTGTAGGCCAAAGATGTCGT GAACATGATGCCATACTTGCCTACTATTGGGCCAACAATGACGAAGTTCAAAAAGCACTTCATATACATGAG gGAAGCATTGGAGAATGGATTAGATGTCGTGGAAAAgaatattacaattttgaGATGACCAGTGTTTTTCCTTATCACGTGAACCTTAGTTCTAAAGGCTATCGATCATTAATCTATag TGGAGATCATGATATGGTAGTGCCGCATATGGAAACTCATGCATGGATTAAAgctttaaattattctatagTAGATGATTGGAGGCCTTGGTTCATCGAGGATGAAGTTGGCGG ATACAccagaagttttgcaaataATATGACATTTGTAACAGtcaaa ggtGGAGGACATACACCAGAATATTTACGAGAAGAATCCAGCATAGTTTTTAAGAGATGGATAGTGGGAGAATGGTTATGA
- the LOC101210918 gene encoding serine carboxypeptidase-like 1 isoform X1, translated as MLLSFRFSLSILFLLHVFSAHANSHWTVNSLPGFSGELPFSLETGYVGVGDWEEFQLFYYFIKSYSNPKTDPLVLWLTGGPGCSALSGLAFESGPINFEGELKEGSLPRVLINPYSWTQNTSILYLDLPVGTGFSYAKTSKDHISGDHEQVQHSLQFLKKWFDDHPEFISNPFYISGNSYSGMIVPMVALAILEGTYKHIFSFINFQGYILGNPITIPHANENCQIPFAHNMALISDELYQSLEASCQGEYVNIDPNNVECLKHYDTFTKCTSVVRDSCILWSKCSSLKEPQTKSGQRRSLINSIFVGQRCREHDAILAYYWANNDEVQKALHIHEGSIGEWIRCRGKEYYNFEMTSVFPYHVNLSSKGYRSLIYSGDHDMVVPHMETHAWIKALNYSIVDDWRPWFIEDEVGGYTRSFANNMTFVTVKGGGHTPEYLREESSIVFKRWIVGEWL; from the exons ATGCTTCTTTCCTTCCGCTTCTCtctttccattctttttcttctccatgtATTCTCCGCCCACGCTAATTCTCACTGGACGGTGAACTCTTTGCCGGGATTCTCAGGGGAGCTTCCTTTCTCGCTGGAAACAGG ATACGTAGGAGTGGGGGATTGGGAGGaatttcaattgttttattatttcataaaatcatattcaaatccCAAAACGGATCCTCTCGTTCTGTGGCTCACCGGAGGCCCTGGTTGCTCTGCTCTCTCTGGTCTCGCCTTTGAAAGTG GTCCAATCAATTTTGAGGGAGAGCTGAAGGAGGGAAGCCTACCTCGAGTACTCATAAACCCTTACTCATGGACACAG AACACCAGTATACTATATCTAGATTTACCCGTTGGCACGGGTTTTTCGTATGCCAAAACCTCAAAAGATCATATATCAGGAGATCACGAACAAGTTCAACATTCTCTTCAATTCTTGAAAAAG TGGTTCGATGATCATCCAGAATTTATATCAAATCCATTTTATATTTCTGGAAATTCTTATTCGGGTATGATTGTTCCAATGGTTGCTTTAGCAATTTTAGAAG GAACTTACAAacacattttttcatttataaatttccAG GGATACATATTGGGGAATCCCATCACTATTCCTCATGCAAatgaaaattgtcaaattccATTTGCTCATAATATGGCCCTCATCTCAGATGAATTGTATCAG TCGTTGGAAGCTAGTTGTCAAGGAGAATATGTAAACATTGATCCTAACAACGTGGAGTGCTTAAAACATTATGATACATTTACAAAG tgtACTTCTGTAGTTAGAGACTCGTGTATTTTATGGTCCAAATGTTCATCTTTAAAAGAACCACAAACAAAGTCTGGACAAAGAAGATCTCTGATCAACAGCATTTTTGTAGGCCAAAGATGTCGT GAACATGATGCCATACTTGCCTACTATTGGGCCAACAATGACGAAGTTCAAAAAGCACTTCATATACATGAG gGAAGCATTGGAGAATGGATTAGATGTCGTGGAAAAgaatattacaattttgaGATGACCAGTGTTTTTCCTTATCACGTGAACCTTAGTTCTAAAGGCTATCGATCATTAATCTATag TGGAGATCATGATATGGTAGTGCCGCATATGGAAACTCATGCATGGATTAAAgctttaaattattctatagTAGATGATTGGAGGCCTTGGTTCATCGAGGATGAAGTTGGCGG ATACAccagaagttttgcaaataATATGACATTTGTAACAGtcaaa ggtGGAGGACATACACCAGAATATTTACGAGAAGAATCCAGCATAGTTTTTAAGAGATGGATAGTGGGAGAATGGTTATGA
- the LOC101210918 gene encoding serine carboxypeptidase-like 1 isoform X2 translates to MLLSFRFSLSILFLLHVFSAHANSHWTVNSLPGFSGELPFSLETGYVGVGDWEEFQLFYYFIKSYSNPKTDPLVLWLTGGPGCSALSGLAFESGPINFEGELKEGSLPRVLINPYSWTQNTSILYLDLPVGTGFSYAKTSKDHISGDHEQVQHSLQFLKKWFDDHPEFISNPFYISGNSYSGMIVPMVALAILEGTYKHIFSFINFQGYILGNPITIPHANENCQIPFAHNMALISDELYQSLEASCQGEYVNIDPNNVECLKHYDTFTKEHDAILAYYWANNDEVQKALHIHEGSIGEWIRCRGKEYYNFEMTSVFPYHVNLSSKGYRSLIYSGDHDMVVPHMETHAWIKALNYSIVDDWRPWFIEDEVGGYTRSFANNMTFVTVKGGGHTPEYLREESSIVFKRWIVGEWL, encoded by the exons ATGCTTCTTTCCTTCCGCTTCTCtctttccattctttttcttctccatgtATTCTCCGCCCACGCTAATTCTCACTGGACGGTGAACTCTTTGCCGGGATTCTCAGGGGAGCTTCCTTTCTCGCTGGAAACAGG ATACGTAGGAGTGGGGGATTGGGAGGaatttcaattgttttattatttcataaaatcatattcaaatccCAAAACGGATCCTCTCGTTCTGTGGCTCACCGGAGGCCCTGGTTGCTCTGCTCTCTCTGGTCTCGCCTTTGAAAGTG GTCCAATCAATTTTGAGGGAGAGCTGAAGGAGGGAAGCCTACCTCGAGTACTCATAAACCCTTACTCATGGACACAG AACACCAGTATACTATATCTAGATTTACCCGTTGGCACGGGTTTTTCGTATGCCAAAACCTCAAAAGATCATATATCAGGAGATCACGAACAAGTTCAACATTCTCTTCAATTCTTGAAAAAG TGGTTCGATGATCATCCAGAATTTATATCAAATCCATTTTATATTTCTGGAAATTCTTATTCGGGTATGATTGTTCCAATGGTTGCTTTAGCAATTTTAGAAG GAACTTACAAacacattttttcatttataaatttccAG GGATACATATTGGGGAATCCCATCACTATTCCTCATGCAAatgaaaattgtcaaattccATTTGCTCATAATATGGCCCTCATCTCAGATGAATTGTATCAG TCGTTGGAAGCTAGTTGTCAAGGAGAATATGTAAACATTGATCCTAACAACGTGGAGTGCTTAAAACATTATGATACATTTACAAAG GAACATGATGCCATACTTGCCTACTATTGGGCCAACAATGACGAAGTTCAAAAAGCACTTCATATACATGAG gGAAGCATTGGAGAATGGATTAGATGTCGTGGAAAAgaatattacaattttgaGATGACCAGTGTTTTTCCTTATCACGTGAACCTTAGTTCTAAAGGCTATCGATCATTAATCTATag TGGAGATCATGATATGGTAGTGCCGCATATGGAAACTCATGCATGGATTAAAgctttaaattattctatagTAGATGATTGGAGGCCTTGGTTCATCGAGGATGAAGTTGGCGG ATACAccagaagttttgcaaataATATGACATTTGTAACAGtcaaa ggtGGAGGACATACACCAGAATATTTACGAGAAGAATCCAGCATAGTTTTTAAGAGATGGATAGTGGGAGAATGGTTATGA